CGGTATCTAGATTGTCTAAGGATTGGCTCGATCCCTATCAATTGCAGCATAAAAGAGGCTCGATCAATTGGTGAATTATCAGAACTAGCCACCCGAGTCCGCAACCGTAAGTCGATGAattgttttttgaaaaacaacATTGGAGTGTGATTATGCTAAGACGAAAGAtataaggaaaaagagaaagaaagaaaggaagaaggaatatctcacagcaaaaaaaaaaaaaaaaaaaaaaaactttataaaGTTTGCAAGATATTAAGATCTCCAATATTTTTCTGTTTCATCAATATCCGGCCAAATTAATTACTTgccatttataattaaatttataatatgatttgacaattttttttaaaaactttgatCCTCGTGACATTAGAgatagcttcttctttttttcacaaaaatgatcattttaaataaaattcggcactcaaataatcactttacataaaatttggcactcaaataattactatttataatttttggacgGCGTCATTTAAGGGTTATATCCTGATTAAGCACGTTAGTAAGTCACGTAGAAccgagaaattaataaaatataatcacgTCGGATTTTCAGAGACACAAATCATAATTAGtacctaaatgatttttttttaaatgacactAAAAATTTTGATAGTGATGTGAGTACCGTACCTGATTTTTGATATATCTAGCGTACTTACCCTCAACGTGAAAGgattttcatgattaaaataaGAAGCGAAAGTAATTggaaattggaatatattccgGACGAGAAGCTTTGCTCGTACGACATGACGGCCGGCCTGAGGAATTGAATTTTCCAAGTCGGAAGGAATATCTCTTCAGCATCTCTCTCCATTCCCGGCTCCCTtcccggtctctctctctctctcctcgaacTCCGGCATCGAGCCCCGGCCGCGCGCGCAATGGCGAGGCGAGGGACCATCACCCACGTCGTCTTCGACATGGACGGCCTCCTGCTCGGTACTTCCGATCGAACCCTTTTGCGGGACTTCGTTTTTTTCTCCTCCAATGGGAGAGATCTGGATCCCCCCTCCAGTTATAATGGGGCGGAAGTTTTCGATGTGTTTCCATTGGGAAATGGGGTGCGTGTGTTTGTGTTGTATGGTGCTGTCTCTGGGTTGTTCGTAGAAAGTGGTAGCTCTGTTTGCGTAATTTATGCTCATTTAGCCTCCTGAAGTATGGGAGATTTGGCGGGTCGACCTTGAACTCACGAGTTTTCGCGATCTATCTCTGAAAGTTTTCGAATTGTGCTGGAGTGGCGCTTGGTTCTGTATAATTAAGTGCATGATTTGTTTGGTGAAGTGGGAATGGGAACAGAACCCTGTTTACACGGAATTGGCCTCGGAATGATTGTGGGTTATATAGTTCATTGTTTTGAGATGTAGGAATTTGGTGAAGGACTTTATCATAATGCTGagaatggaaaacattttagaatcATTGTTGTGGTGAGTAATTTTATGCTTATTGTGGAGGTTTTGGTTAATAAGCTGAAGTTGCCGATTGAAAAGACCATTTCCCCTTATCAGAATGCTTTTACtcatgaagaaaaattatgGATGCTGTTGCAATGGCTAATGGGTGCTTGGACAGTGGGATTGACTCAAGTAGTTTAGGAATGATTTGCTGATCAAgcgttatttaaaaaaaaacgaagaagaaactTTTGACTGTGTTAATTGGATCCTTTTACTATATCAGTGGGACAAAATGGCATTTAGGCTAAGTGGAAGAAGTTGATTGAAGTCTGCGTTTCTACTGTGAAATCCTCTGTCTCGGTGAATAAGCTTTCTTTGAGAGTATTCTTAGAGCAGTAGAGGGATGATGTACATGTTTTAATGCTGCAAAGAGTGAAGTAGGTTAGGTTCGACTCACATCTCTTATAAGCTAATGATGCACTAGCTTTTGCCATGTCATCAACATCAACCAGATGCTTGATGGAGATATACTGAGATTTGACATGCTTGCTCCTCTGTTCTGTAGCTAAGTCTGCTTGAAAATCGATGTAAACATATAAGACAGTCTTGCCGACACTTTGGGTTGTAAAGTTGGTTTGTGCCAATGAATAGTCTTCCTTTTGGTGTTTGTCCCCACCAATCTATTTGGAGAGGCAATTTAGAGAGCATGGAAAGGAAGCTAGCAATTAGAAGAAACATCCATTCCTCAATGGATAGAAGGTTTTTAGATTGGAAGTAGATCATCAAGCTTCCTTCATGTTTCCTTGTGCCATGTTCCTTCTTAATGGCATACAATCCGGATGTCATGGAAAGAAGTTTTTGTTGGGAGATGAAATCGGAGGCCATAAGTTTCATTCGATTAGTCAAAATGCTCCTTGCACTCCTCTCGAGAGAGGTGGACTGGGTATAAGAAGTCTTGGGACTGCTAATAAGGGCCTTTTGGGAAAACTCCAATAGAGATTTGCAGCAAATGGTGATGACTTGTGGAAAATCAATTGTAGTCTCAAAATGTGGACTGGATGTTGGTGGCTGGTGAACCCAAATAGGCCATGATCAGAGTCTTTGAAAACACATCTCGAAGGGGTGGGAAACTATTTTTCGTTAAGAATTGAACTAGGGAAGGAAGTTCCCTTTTTCACGATATTGGGTGGGTAAGCAACCTTTGAAAGTCTCTTTCCCAGAATTCCATTTGCTTCTGGTAAAGTTGCTCTTGTAAAACCCGTGGTGCGACAGGTGGATAATGACCTTCTGTTCTCAATTTGTACTAGGGAAGTTAAGAGGCTGAGAGTTGGGGTGGATCTCACTTTTTCGATCTGATAAAATTCCATGGACATAGAAAGAGGTTAACTCTTCGGAATGGAACTTCAACAAGAACCTCAATTTCCACTGCAAATGCATATTACAATGCTTTAGGAGAGGATTAACGCTGTTAATTTTGACGAAATAATCTGAAAGCTGCGTGGAGTGACTAAAATTGCTTTGTTTATGTGAACAATGATCTTGGAAAGAATACTTGTAATGGAGAATCTGATGAAAAGATGATTTTTTATAGCAAATTGCAGTTATATGTATCTTAAGTCAGGGTAACTGGTCGACCATCTTTTAGTACATTATGAACTGCACAAGTTAGTTGAAATTCAGAGATATCTTTGCTGGGCCATGGTCAGTAATCCCACATATCATAAAAAGGATTTTTTGCCTTGTTGACCCTCCAGTTTGAATGCAACATTCTGTAGGCTGTCCCTCACAGCATtatgttgaaaattttgtttgacAGTAATTGGAGAACATTTCGGGTTGAGGTGCAGCCAATTTAGATAATGAATGGAACATTGGCTATCTTTGAATCATTTCacatgtgataatttttttccgtTTTTAATCTGTGTCATTGTTATCTCAATCCCATCCTTGCACATACTTCCTATAAACTGTTGTTAAGTGAACTATcttatttgtcaaaaatgagaaaaaaggataaaagattAGAGTGGGAAAAATTGAGTTGAGTCTAGAGAGTGTTTTTATCTTGGATATATTCTCAAGTTTTGAAGATAAACAgttaaagtttcaaaatcacATATATTATGATTGTCATTGATTGTTAACTATAAGTTAAGCATTAAGCATCTATTCGACACAAAATCATGAAGCCAGAACTCTCTACTAAAAAAGTCTTACTAATATTGGAAGTATGGGTTGGCACATGTAAGAACTGTTCGTCTTCAATATgtgctgaaattttttgtgaactTCTTATCAAAATATGCAAGCATTGTCTATCTTATGAGCACGCTGTTCTCTTTCCATTCTAGTCTCTCCTGGTGTGGTTGAACTGAAAAAGGATGTTGAACTTGACATTTGTCAAAAACTGAAAGCCCTTTTGCATTGCTTGATGAATGAATTGCCATTTATGCTCCAAATGTTGTATCTGCTTGGATGATTGTCCtgcccctctttttttttttttttgaagtaacTATGCACAAGGGCCATTAGTTTCCAGTTTCTTGGAAAAAGAGCAATAATTGAGGGGCATTCTGATGCTGTATGCTGCAGATACGGAGAAATTTTATACAGAAGTCCAGGAAACTATACTTGCAAGATATAATAAAACATTTGATTGGTCTCTCACGGCAAAAATGATGGGCAAGAAAGCAATTGAAGCTGCTCGAGTCTTTGTTGAAGAAACTGGAATCATTGATGTTCTCACTGCTGAGGACTTTCTTGTGGAAAGGGAAGAGATGTTAAAAACAATGTTTCCCACGAGTGAGCTAATGCCAGGTGGATCTCATTGCACCATCATGCTTTGAAActttttatgtttcttcttaTAAGTTCTAATCTCACCCATGTAATACAGTTTTGTATAATTAATCTTGTACTCATTTTAGGGCTAGCCGCTTGATCAGACATCTTCATGCAAAAGAATCTGCTTGGCTACAGGGTAAGAATCTGATCAAAtgatcttctttcctttttatgtgGGGATGGTGTCTGGTGAGAGAATAACAACAAACAAAAGCAGAAACAACAAACAGCTATACATATTTCTGGTATCTGTTGAGATTTGagagaacaaagaaaatcaCAAGTATTGTCTGAACATTCGACTTCTGGGTATCATGCATACACTCCTTTTACATTTCTTGGATGGCGACACTGTCAATCTGACATGTACTCCACAGCTCCCATAGGCACCATTTTGAACTGAAGACTCAAAGACACGGTGAGCTTTTTTCCTTGATGCATCATGTGGTGCTTGGTGATGACCCAGAAGTCAAACAAGGGAAGCCATCACCAGATATATTTCTGGCAGCAGCCAGGAGATTTGAGGTAATGGCTCTCTGATGGGTGCTATTTCGGTCAATCTTTTTCTGTTCACTGTTTGTCCAAATGATGCAACCGTTGAAGACTTAAATTGGTATGACATATTGTTCAATTTTGTGGATTAACAGGGTGGACCGGTTGATCCACTCAATGCGGTTGTGTTTGAAGATGCTCCTGCTGGAGTTAACGCAGCGAAAAATGCTGGGATGTAAGTGAACTTGTTGATAGTGTATATGCTTCTTGATAATTGTGGAAATTGTCGAACTGCATTGCATCTCATgctttaattttgaaaagatcAAGTTTTAGATTACCATGAGGGCTTGGGCatgtttgttatttttttagtttgctTTATCGTTTTTCGTTAGAGTATTGTACAGTTTCACAGATGTTAGATGTTCCGGCATAGTTTAATACCTGGAACTATGTAATTTGAAAAGTAAGCAAAGCAGGCAGGCATGGCCCTGAATTacgatttttaagaaaaagtaaCAGGTTTATTGTAAAACGGGAGCATTTTGGCTATTTCGGAGTTTCGTAGTAATCACTCAATAAAAAAGGAGGATTAGTTGAGTTAGGCCTAGATCTATGTATCCCATTCTAACTATGAATATGCAAGAGAGAGATAATGAGATTGTCCATGGGTTTAGTGAGTTGGAAATCTGAAGAAAGATAGAGAAAAAGCAAGAGGAGGAAAAACTGTGCAATTTAGAAAGCTGTGAATGAAAATCCTTACAGCACTTGCGTTTGCCAACAAAGTCATCAAGAAAGAAACTTTGGGAATTGTTTCTAAGTGGTACTATATATGAAAACTTCGTAGCAAAATTCAGATCTGTTATCCACTCAAAGTGCTCTACTCTGATTTGGCGGTGATGTGCAATCATTGTTAGTCTTTCTCAATCGTGAAAGCAGAAAAAAAGTTTCAACCGATAGCAAAGCACCATCATGAAAGTTCCCATAGTGTTTGAGTTCATAGGGGCATGACTGAAATGATATGCAGTCCATTCTTCCACACTACAGTTCAAAAAGTGGATTCCGTAGCTGGCTGATACACCTGAAGGCAGATTAGTGGATATGCTTGATTCAATAATAAGGTTGTTGTCAATTTTTAATAGTCAGATCATGTTCAGACTGGCTTCTTCTGTAGATTCTTCTTGCGGGGTAATGCTTGAAGTATGACAATTATAGATTCAAAATTTGGTTGAATTGTTGCATATTGTAGGAATTCCAATCTCCTTTCAAATTCAATGCAGTCAAATAGTTGAGGACATTGTATGCATTTGTACTTTTGAATGTGCATTTGCAACAACCATAACAACTAAAGGATCATCcttgtaaaattttaatttggaaCATCACATGTACTGATGGTAGAAGTTCCATGAAGTGGTTATTTCTATGCAACTGGATCGCTGaatgatatcttttttttttttttccttatgaatTTCATCATTGTTGCCCCTGGTCTAGAATAATTAGCAGAGGGGTGATTTTAACTGCACTCAGGGATGAACAGTGGCATGCGGTAATATAGGGCTTAATCACATGAGTTAGGCTGTACAAGACATTTAATGGGGGCCTAAATTTGGGATTGCTGTCTAGGCTTAATCACAAAACCATTCCCTGAAACAAGCAATATTATAGGCTGTTACCAGCAAGCAAACATATGAAGGATTGCAGATGCAGCAGCAGGGGTATTGCCATATACATTAACATTTTGGTGCCATTACAACCGAGAATGAAAACAATTTACTTAACCATGATGCAAGATCCCATATCTAAAACACTCCCTTCCATGCGATCTAAAAAATTGTTCAGCTTTGTGAATGCAATACCTCTAGATCTCAGTCTTCCTCTACCACCGCGACCTCTTCCTTGCCCATTAGGTGATCCCCTATTTAAATGAGGAACATAACTggaagaaaattagagaaacCACATTACAGTCACTAACAGACAATAATGACAGAATAATTTCTAGAAGTACCCCCTCATAACGAAGCTCTGACGATGTCTCCACCATTTCAACAGGCAATAGAGGCTGATACCTGCAATAGAGGGCATTTGAGGCTTATGATGATCGAACGTGAAGCTCTAAATATGTCTAACTCTCACAATGAAGAATCAGTGACAAGAGAAGAATCAGTGACAAGAGACGAACACCGTGAACTCATCCAACAGCCGATGTAACCAGTTCCTTCTTTGAAAGATTTACTATAATCATCGACGCATGCCTCAAGATCTCCAACCAACCCAAACAAGAGAAAGACATTAGATGGAGAAAGAAGAGcacttttaaaattgaaaattcatggtCAGTCAGTTTGCAACTACACTTACGTGACAATCTCCCGTCTGAATATCAACTTGTAGCTCCAAATCCAATGTTGGTTAAGCAAATAGGCTGAAAAAATTCTGGGCAGAAGCAGTAAAATGATGAGCACTAGTCAATCTGTTGAGTTCAACGGATACCGTGCCAAAGGGCAAATGGCTCGGAAGAGGTTTTGGGTGTGGGCTTAGCCACTTCTGGTATCCCAAACACTTGCCAAAACATTAATCTTTCATCTGCTGCTACAGATGCCACCGTGCATTCATCCGGACCCTGCAAAACAAGTATATGACAACGAGAATCAGCAGAATGATCAATTCAACAAGCACAGAATGATCAATTCAACAAGCAAACTTCAAAAGTATTTACACTGAATTGCAGATGACTATGATAAGCATACAAAGTAGTACCTGTGCCAGGAACAGAACTCTAGATGTGTGTCCACTTAGCTCTGCCATCCTTCGCATAGAAGGATATTTCCAGAGAATGAGCTGGTTCTCAGCAGGCCCGTGAGAGCTTAGCAATTCCCTCTCCCTCTTGCTCCACAACAGTGCACACACCTGAGAACCGGTGTCCACTGAATTCAGACACGTGCCCGTGCATGTGTTCCAAAATTTAACACATCGGTCGCTCCCTCCCGAGGCCAGTAAATTCGCCTGAAATGGGCACCAAGCAAGGGCCTTCACGGTGGCTGTGTGGGCTTCAATCTTGTGAAGCCACTGAGCACCGGAATTCAAAAAGGCTCTGGATCTGTCCCACAAGTAAAGGAGATTGTCATTTCCTCCGCTAGCCAGCTGTTTTCCCGAGGGCGACCATTTCAGGCCACAGACTTCCTGGTGATGCCCCCTGTAGGTTCCAACAATGTGCGATCTGAGTCTCACATCATTGTTGATGACCATACAGTCCATGCCTCCTGTAGTGAGGACGTGATTGTTCCAGGCCAAGGAACCAACTCGGAGTCGATGGCCTCCTCTTAAAGTTCTCAGCTGCATGAGAGGGAAcgaaaacaaaaagcaaaaagcacaACCTGAATAAGAACCCATCCTCtcaaacaaaaagcaaaaagcacaTTAAAACAAGAAGCAACCAGCTTACCTGTCTTTGAGCAGAGAAATCCCAGAGCTGGACCTGAGAATTTTGTAAGCCAATGGCAATACTCTGACCATCAGGAGCCCAGCTCACGCTCGTGACAGGACCCTCCTCATTATTGAAGGTCACCAGTTCTGTAATAGAGCCATTGGAGGCATTCCACAAGTACACCGTTTGGGAAAGAGCGATCGCTACCACGTCGTTGGCACCCCAGTCCAGCAAGTTCAGATTATAATCATCCGATATGTTAGGAGCATCTAGCGTCCTCTGGCAGGTCTATCAATTGACaaaccaaagaaaatatttcaaaacacTAATTCTACGGTCTTTGAGAACACAAGCAAAACCAGTACATACTaatgttccggggaacaaatgCTAACTCGTCGGTCAAGTTTTATGTCATCAATAAAAGAAACAGCAATGGGCATGAATTTGAGGCTACCTTGGGTATGGATCGACAGGGCTTGATGAATTTAGACTGGTAAGCAGTGGGGGAGAGCCAGCTTTTTGGGATTAGCTCTACTGGGGGCGGTGGCTTGTTCTTGAAGGCCAGGATTCGACTTCGGTTCATGTCAAGTGCCTCTGCGAGAAGCTTCTGGTACGCCTCGCTCGATGCTGACATCACCACAGACTTCTCCTTCcacttcttccacttcttctggTGATTATTAGGCAACGTTCAAAACAATGTTAACCTCAATAAGATGAACGTGGCGTTTCATTGCTTCCTTGGACGTCATTTGAACTTCTCTTTTTCCACAAGACAATTGATTTAGACTTTTTCTCCTAAAACTCCTCATCAAGTTCTAGttggatttgatttttctatatataataTCTGGAAATATAAAAGGTAATCTGGAAGCCTTTCTATTATTAGAATGGTCTGTATTAAATTTTTGCTTCTGTACTCATCAATTCATTGCCTCATGCGCTAGTTGTCTGGAGgcggaattttattttttgtaatctGATGTTCTCGATTTGGTTTAGGTTGTATCTTTTATCTGGGAACATTTCTTGGCTATTGGATATTATGTACTCTACTTGGAGCTAGGTTTTTATtctgtttattttgtttatcGTAGGATATAGCTTCATGTATGAAACATAAGTTCTATGTTTGCTGCAATGTAAGAAGTCCAAATGAATCCAAAGCCTTTACTTATACCTGAGATCGAGGTACTTTTTTTAAACTCATAATGGTCAAtgtttttagggttaatatcctgaaaaactttaaactggtatacctgtgataaatttgccccaactgaccataaaaactataaactagtcatttaccccaaactaatttattctaccGCAAAAAGCCCCAAACtggacaaatataccctccgcaTAATTgtattaataccataaaaaaatcacaaaaattgtaaattgtgacaaacggaacgtgaaatcccaaattggtatactagtcagctatcatgtgtcatttaacttaataatttgacagtaaaatttaataacagagggtaaatttgtcacaagtataccggtttaaggtaaatttgtcaaaagtatacagtttttggttttttgtgataaaaaaaaatagtttttggtaaatttgttacaggtgtaccagtttggggtttttcaaaatattaacccATGTTTTTGCAAGCATGAATAGCATTCCTACGATATGATAATCAAAGtgaacatttcaattttgtaaaCATTAGCTGATGAAGGATGTCTTTTTTATCTTGTGCTATGCCATTTGTGTTCCGTATGTCATAAAACAACCGCTTTAAACCTTAAGGTCCGCGTTAAAGGTATGTTGTTGCTATGCAAATGGCCTTTGTTTTCTCCTTACCCTCTTTTTACCATTAGCACTATGAGTCCTAGACATCTTAGACTGCTGAGAGAGAGTTTCTATGTGCTTTCTATCATGTACCTACAGTCGTGAGTGGATTATGGCTTTTCCAAAACAGTCCCGCATACATCCCAATGCCAGTAATCGAATTAAAAGAAGTAACAAGGTTAGATTTTACATTTCATGTGTATGTTCATCTGTTATTCTGCAGGTGTTGGATCTGTTCTTATGAATATTTAAAGATGGATGATGCATACATGCCAATGCCAGttattcaaattaaattaagtaAGAAGGTCAGATTTCACATTTCATGCCTATGTTCATCTGTTTCATCTGTTAATGTGCAGGTGTTGGATATGCTCTTATGAAGATTTAAAGATggatgattgaattttttttttttgtctatctgCTAATCTTATGAGGATCTGAAGTAGAATGagtatccaaccaaaaaaaaaagtagactAAGAAAACTACCTAAAAGTCTCCAGAGTGTCGGTGGTTTGTATGGCAAGCCTGTCAATGCTTTAGTCTTTGAAAAAGCCTCATGCTGTTTCACTTATCAAGTGGCATGCAGTACTGTTTTATCcttgtaattattttatacaaGCTTCTAGAAGTAGTGGATACATGGTAGCATAGTCCTTTCTGAATAAGTGGATTGACTCTAGAACTCAAACTATGTAGATGAGTAGAGGGATAGGAGAGGTTCATGGCTTGTTAAGGGAGAAATTGGAAGCTTCATTGTACTATTCTCACTTGTAAAGTGTTTCAGAAAATCGGATTGCAGCATAAAGCTAATTGTGTTGACTCTTTTTACTTCAATCCAAGCTACTGGATTTTGCAATGCACCTTTTTTAGCACTGCAGAACTGATTGCTGTATCCACACAAGGCTGGATTTGAAGGTAATGGAGAAAAGTTTTTTGAAAAACATCTCATCTGTAATTGTCAAACCCCTCGGCAACTGCCTGTCATTGTGTTCATCACATAGAAATGCAACGATCAAAGAAGAATTCACCATGAAGTAATTGTTCTGCATCTGTCTCAGGGTCCTCTCCAAGAGTACCTCTAGAGGAAGAAATCTCGAGaatagctttttatttttttatttttggtcctactctactcctattctaactctcactctcagacttttgccctacctccTTGTGTCCTTTCTTTCGTATCATTTTTACGGACATTTTTCAGAATTGTGTTTTTTTGGTAGTAAATATTCTGCAGGCAATAGGTTTTGA
This genomic stretch from Eucalyptus grandis isolate ANBG69807.140 chromosome 3, ASM1654582v1, whole genome shotgun sequence harbors:
- the LOC104437389 gene encoding LOW QUALITY PROTEIN: (DL)-glycerol-3-phosphatase 1, mitochondrial-like (The sequence of the model RefSeq protein was modified relative to this genomic sequence to represent the inferred CDS: inserted 1 base in 1 codon) — its product is MARRGTITHVVFDMDGLLLDTEKFYTEVQETILARYNKTFDWSLTAKMMGKKAIEAARVFVEETGIIDVLTAEDFLVEREEMLKTMFPTSELMPGASRLIRHLHAKXICLATGSHRHHFELKTQRHGELFSLMHHVVLGDDPEVKQGKPSPDIFLAAARRFEGGPVDPLNAVVFEDAPAGVNAAKNAGISKSGFRSWLIHLKAD
- the LOC104437388 gene encoding cell division cycle 20.1, cofactor of APC complex → MSASSEAYQKLLAEALDMNRSRILAFKNKPPPPVELIPKSWLSPTAYQSKFIKPCRSIPKTCQRTLDAPNISDDYNLNLLDWGANDVVAIALSQTVYLWNASNGSITELVTFNNEEGPVTSVSWAPDGQSIAIGLQNSQVQLWDFSAQRQLRTLRGGHRLRVGSLAWNNHVLTTGGMDCMVINNDVRLRSHIVGTYRGHHQEVCGLKWSPSGKQLASGGNDNLLYLWDRSRAFLNSGAQWLHKIEAHTATVKALAWCPFQANLLASGGSDRCVKFWNTCTGTCLNSVDTGSQVCALLWSKRERELLSSHGPAENQLILWKYPSMRRMAELSGHTSRVLFLAQGPDECTVASVAADERLMFWQVFGIPEVAKPTPKTSSEPFALWHGIR